DNA sequence from the Corvus hawaiiensis isolate bCorHaw1 chromosome 6, bCorHaw1.pri.cur, whole genome shotgun sequence genome:
TGCTTGATGCACTTTTCCTGCCCTCCTGGCTGGCATTTCAGCCCAACTAACCCATTTtgtatacatttttttccccatgaagaAGCCGAGGAGGAGGGGAGGCTATGTGTGTTTTTCTAAGCCTGGCCTACACTGGAAGCCACTTGCAAGTTCAAAGTGCTGCTTTGCTCAGGTTCTCGTGTGCAAACACGCTGTGAAGCAGTTAATGTCTGTAAAACCTTTGTGGGCGTCAGCTCCCCGTGGAGATGAACGGGGACGTTCGGGCATCTCAACTACAGTTTCCTGTAGTTCATCAGCTGCACTGAGTAGTCCTTTTTCTGGCGGCTCTCCCATCAATCATCACAGCTGGAGACGTGATTTTTTTAAGGTCAGATCTCAGCTGCTTTGGAGAGAAGAAAGGCTCCTATCAAAGAGGCACTTTCTCTGGTGTTTTCGGCATGGATTAGTTTGAAGTCAAGAGCTGGCTATCCTTACCTCCACCTCCGAAGGTgtagctcctgcagcagccccaacAGTGAGTGCTGAAAGCTGTGAAGGTTTCAGGTGGGACACAAAAAACAGCTGCCAAGAGCAAgaccccctcccttcccacagagccaggaaaaCCCCGGCGGTCCCTCCTCCCTGCCGGCTGTGCTTCGGGCTCCCTTACAGTGCTCCTGCTGCCGTTGGGATCCGCACTACAAACCGCAGCTCGGTTTCTGGGAGGACCTTTACCTCCAGTTGAAGTTCGTGGTTTTCGggtctgcagctgctgtgcacagcctgggaggGGACGGAAGGTTACCCTGGCCAGCGGGCGAGGGCTCCTGCCCCACAAGGAGGGATGCTACCCGCCGGAAGAGCGCTGCTATCCCGCGACAGGGCGGGATGCTACCCCGCGAGGAGAAAGGGATGCTGATCTACGGGCAGGGAGAGATGCTTTCCCACGGCAGCAAAGAGGCGGCGAGCAGGTGCCGGCagagccgggccggggcggggggcgggccgggggctggcggcggcggcggggggcggggggctgcCGGCAGCGCCCTCCCCGCCGGCCCGGGGGGCGCGGCtgcggcggaggcggcggcggcagcgcagccgcgcggagcggagcggagccgggccgggccgggctgggctgcaggtgagggcgagggggcgcggggggcgcggggggccgggggcggctcCGCCTCGGGGGGACCCGCGGGGGCGGCGACACGAGCGGGGTCCCGGGGCCGCCCTCGCGGTCGCTGCCCGAGGAGCCCCCCGTGCCCTCGGAGGGGTCCGGCTGTGCGGGGCTCCCCGTGCCCCGGCGGGGGAGCGGCGCTGCCGGGCGGGTCCTGCTGCGCACCCGCGAACGCCCCCAAAACTTCccgggcgcgggggcggcggagCCGGGCTGCGGGATGCGCTCGGGGCACCGGCTGCTGCGGGTGCGCGCTCACATGGCTCTGACAGCTCCGCTCGGCTTCCCCTTAAAATAgtctaattaaaataataataatttttaaaaacccagatGTGCTGTGGGGGAAGCGTGCGCCGGAACCCCCTTTTAATCACCCTACTCCTGAAAAGCAGAGCACGAAATGCCGTGTAAAAGCCCTGCCCGGAGCCCCCGAGCCCGTCCTGCAGAAGTTGGTCTGTTTGTGGTAACACCTTTTTGCATCGTTCTATCCAAAAGGTTCTGATGATGTTTCGAGGcagagctttctttttttttttttttccctaaggtTGACACACATCTTACAACATCATGTCTTTGATGAGCACACACGGTGTTAATTGAGGTTGCCATGGGAGGCATGCACGTAGTATAAATAAGCTCCCTTCTTGCCATGTGATTTCGCTTTTGTATTCCTCAAGCCTCCTTTTTTTGTATTCTCTGTTTTTGCATATTGTCATATGGTGcattaaagataaaaatatctGCTGTCTCAGGGTGTAATTTCCCTAGCTGGAACTATAAGTGCATATGGAGCAGTGGGGAAAGGATTTAGCAAACCGTAGGAGAAGGAAATATATGTGTGCCTGTGTAATAAGTATTCGCCATAATATGGGcagttatataaaaaaaagtccCTTTTTACCACATAAAATAGCAAAATAGTACTTTCTGTGATGGAACATCACTGGGTTGACATCTTGTGGCCTTATTTTGCCTGTGGATGTTGATGCtaattagtgaaaaaaaaaaactgctaTAGTGCATCCAGCCCTGGTCTGCCTcccaaaatgaaatgtttaGAGAGAAAAAACTTGTAAGTACTTTCTAAAAATTACTCTACAGGTCTTATCACTCATTTATTGTGTTCCAGATAAAAGATGAAAGCCTCGGTCATGCTGTGCAGCAAATTTCATGTAACACGCAAGGGGAACTGAAGCAGAAACCAAAGCCAAGGCAAAGCAGCATCTGACCTTGTCACTGGGGGGCAGAAAACAGCCGCTGGTTCCACTGGTGCTTCAATCAAGCTCCCTGGGCAATGTGGAATTGCAGAGAGCTCACAAAGTGCAAGTTCCATCCAGGTCCGTGGGGTGAATAAAAATTGTTAACTCTTGCCTTGATTTGTCAtcctttgggggaaaaaaaaaggtatgtcAGACTGGCCATTACACAGGCGTTGCTGTTAGACCAAGCACAACTGGAAGTGGGTTGCTCCGGAGATGAGAGTGACTGAGGCCAGCAAAGCCAAGGAGAAGCCTGTTCAACTCCACACCTACCCGGGATTCCTTGGAGAGGTGATAAAGTGAGTAATAAGGCAAAGTGGGAGTTATAAAGTGGATGCGGCAGCTCCAGCAGAACTTCTTCTCACTGCCACATATGCTCGTTACAAAGCAACTAATGTTATTTGGAAAtctatttgaggaaaaaatgcacTTTGAGCATCTCTGCAGTTCTTGTGTCTGAAGCATTGATCAGGAAAGTCGGCAGCACAACGCCAACAAAGGAGAAGAGAATATGGTGAAGGCAGCTAAGGAAATTCAAATGGAGAACCCAAGAGAGGCAGAGACTCCCAGCACAGGGGCCACATGTTCCCCACCAGAGGAACAAGCAGAAAAACCCTCCATGCTTTGTTTTAAGAAGCGGAAGAAGTCCTGTAAGAAGGGGCTGACTGTGAAGGATGTGTGTGAAGGCGCCTCAGAGGAGAAAAGCCAGTGTGTCAGTGCTGACCAAGAGGAGGCAAAACCTTCCAAACCATCACAATCCTCCAAAGGAACCTGGGCAGCCATCAAAAACCTTACCAGACCTCGGAGAAGGCAGAAATCGTCCTCACGGAAGAAGGTGCCCTCCGATTCCCAAGTGCAGCTGGAGGTGGATGCTGAGGAGAGCTGTGCACAAGACCTCCCAAAGAAACGGGCGAGCTCTGGGGTGAAGATGCCCTGCGTGAGGTTCTCCAGAGGCAAGAAAAAATCCAGCCCCTCGGAAGCAGTGGAGGAGTCAGAGGGCAGTGGTCAAGCAAATGAAGTGATGGGTGTTTTGAATAAGGCTAGTGAAGAGCCAGAGGATTTGGCCCCGACGGACAAATCTGAATCCTTCAGCCCAGtctctgcagaggaggaggagcaggataCGGTGAAGGGGGACCAGGATATGGTGAAGCAGGAGCAGCATAGAATGAAAGAGGACCAGGATACAATGAAAGAGGAGCAGGATACAGTGAAGGAGGATAAGGATATAGTGAAGGAGGACCAGGATACAGCAAAAGAAAGTGACACCTCTGTTGGGAAGAGTGAGCCCTTGACAGAGCCCACACCTGATGCAGAGGAACATTTGGAGTGCACCGTTCAGTCGGAGATAACCGATTCAGAGACAGTTGATGAAACAGCCCAGGACAAACTGCAGGAAGGAAGCCTACCCCAAACCACCGACAATGcggagggcagggaaggtgctCCTGAAGTGCCTGTTTCCAAAGATCAACCTGACAATGTCCCTGAAATCACAGAGCGGCAGGAAATCCCCAATATCTGCAAAGAGATGCCTGAAAGGGATGAATTGGAAAAGAGCATAAATCTTCCTGAGGAGTGCAAAGCCGAGGAGACTGTAACTGATTTCAGTGAGTTGGCATCTGGAGGTGATGCAGCAAGTGTACAGGAGACAGCAAGCGTGAAGGATGCGGCGAGTGTGAAGGATGCCACAAGTGTGCAAGAGGCAG
Encoded proteins:
- the AKAP5 gene encoding A-kinase anchor protein 5 isoform X4, producing the protein MVKAAKEIQMENPREAETPSTGATCSPPEEQAEKPSMLCFKKRKKSCKKGLTVKDVCEGASEEKSQCVSADQEEAKPSKPSQSSKGTWAAIKNLTRPRRRQKSSSRKKVPSDSQVQLEVDAEESCAQDLPKKRASSGVKMPCVRFSRGKKKSSPSEAVEESEGSGQANEVMGVLNKASEEPEDLAPTDKSESFSPVSAEEEEQDTVKGDQDMVKQEQHRMKEDQDTMKEEQDTVKEDKDIVKEDQDTAKESDTSVGKSEPLTEPTPDAEEHLECTVQSEITDSETVDETAQDKLQEGSLPQTTDNAEGREGAPEVPVSKDQPDNVPEITERQEIPNICKEMPERDELEKSINLPEECKAEETVTDFSELASGGDAASVQETASVKDAASVKDATSVQEAVNVQEAASVKDDAVSVKDTVSVKDTASVQDATSVQDAASVQEAANVQDAISVKDTVGVQDAVSAQDAAGRKDAASAQEAASVQDAVSVKHAVSAQEAVSVQEAVSVKDAVSAQEAVSVKDAVSAQEAVSVKDAVSAQEAVSVKDAVSAQEAVSVKEAVSAQEAVSAQEAVSAQEAVSVKEAVSAQEAVSAQDAVSAQEAVSAQEAVSVKDAVSVQDAVSMKDAVSAQEAVSVKDAASVQEAASRKDAASVQEEASVKEPASVLEAASVQECSSHQVLQANAGTGVSIIITITEAEDSDNTDSDQAYEPSPVLHQKRQKGNKKSNRNADVGQKEGPEAGGSPQAEEKGLGDQGHRTGEQYELLLIETASSLVKAAIQSSIEQLVNEMALEQNKHNSFL
- the AKAP5 gene encoding A-kinase anchor protein 5 isoform X7, with translation MVKAAKEIQMENPREAETPSTGATCSPPEEQAEKPSMLCFKKRKKSCKKGLTVKDVCEGASEEKSQCVSADQEEAKPSKPSQSSKGTWAAIKNLTRPRRRQKSSSRKKVPSDSQVQLEVDAEESCAQDLPKKRASSGVKMPCVRFSRGKKKSSPSEAVEESEGSGQANEVMGVLNKASEEPEDLAPTDKSESFSPVSAEEEEQDTVKGDQDMVKQEQHRMKEDQDTMKEEQDTVKEDKDIVKEDQDTAKESDTSVGKSEPLTEPTPDAEEHLECTVQSEITDSETVDETAQDKLQEGSLPQTTDNAEGREGAPEVPVSKDQPDNVPEITERQEIPNICKEMPERDELEKSINLPEECKAEETVTDFSELASGGDAASVQETASVKDAASVKDATSVQEAVNVQEAASVKDDAVSVKDTVSVKDTASVQDATSVQDAASVQEAANVQDAISVKDTVGVQDAVSAQDAAGRKDAASAQEAASVQDAVSVKHAVSAQEAVSVQEAVSVKDAVSAQEAVSVKDAVSAQEAVSVKDAVSAQEAVSVKDAVSAQEAVSVKEAVSAQEAVSAQEAVSAQEAVSVKEAVSAQEAVSAQDAVSAQEAVSAQEAVSAQEIVSVKDAVSAQEVVSVKDAASVQEEASVKEPASVLEAASVQECSSHQVLQANAGTGVSIIITITEAEDSDNTDSDQAYEPSPVLHQKRQKGNKKSNRNADVGQKEGPEAGGSPQAEEKGLGDQGHRTGEQYELLLIETASSLVKAAIQSSIEQLVNEMALEQNKHNSFL
- the AKAP5 gene encoding A-kinase anchor protein 5 isoform X13 → MVKAAKEIQMENPREAETPSTGATCSPPEEQAEKPSMLCFKKRKKSCKKGLTVKDVCEGASEEKSQCVSADQEEAKPSKPSQSSKGTWAAIKNLTRPRRRQKSSSRKKVPSDSQVQLEVDAEESCAQDLPKKRASSGVKMPCVRFSRGKKKSSPSEAVEESEGSGQANEVMGVLNKASEEPEDLAPTDKSESFSPVSAEEEEQDTVKGDQDMVKQEQHRMKEDQDTMKEEQDTVKEDKDIVKEDQDTAKESDTSVGKSEPLTEPTPDAEEHLECTVQSEITDSETVDETAQDKLQEGSLPQTTDNAEGREGAPEVPVSKDQPDNVPEITERQEIPNICKEMPERDELEKSINLPEECKAEETVTDFSELASGGDAASVQETASVKDAASVKDATSVQEAVNVQEAASVKDDAVSVKDTVSVKDTASVQDATSVQDAASVQEAANVQDAISVKDTVGVQDAVSAQDAAGRKDAASAQEAASVQDAVSVKHAVSAQEAVSVQEAVSVKDAVSAQEAVSVKDAVSAQEAVSVKDAVSAQEAVSVKDAASVQEEASVKEPASVLEAASVQECSSHQVLQANAGTGVSIIITITEAEDSDNTDSDQAYEPSPVLHQKRQKGNKKSNRNADVGQKEGPEAGGSPQAEEKGLGDQGHRTGEQYELLLIETASSLVKAAIQSSIEQLVNEMALEQNKHNSFL
- the AKAP5 gene encoding A-kinase anchor protein 5 isoform X8; the protein is MVKAAKEIQMENPREAETPSTGATCSPPEEQAEKPSMLCFKKRKKSCKKGLTVKDVCEGASEEKSQCVSADQEEAKPSKPSQSSKGTWAAIKNLTRPRRRQKSSSRKKVPSDSQVQLEVDAEESCAQDLPKKRASSGVKMPCVRFSRGKKKSSPSEAVEESEGSGQANEVMGVLNKASEEPEDLAPTDKSESFSPVSAEEEEQDTVKGDQDMVKQEQHRMKEDQDTMKEEQDTVKEDKDIVKEDQDTAKESDTSVGKSEPLTEPTPDAEEHLECTVQSEITDSETVDETAQDKLQEGSLPQTTDNAEGREGAPEVPVSKDQPDNVPEITERQEIPNICKEMPERDELEKSINLPEECKAEETVTDFSELASGGDAASVQETASVKDAASVKDATSVQEAVNVQEAASVKDDAVSVKDTVSVKDTASVQDATSVQDAASVQEAANVQDAISVKDTVGVQDAVSAQDAAGRKDAASAQEAASVQDAVSVKHAVSAQEAVSVQEAVSVKDAVSAQEAVSAQEAVSAQEAVSVKEAVSAQEAVSAQDAVSAQEAVSAQEAVSAQEIVSVKDAVSAQEVVSVQEAVSVKDAVSVQDAVSMKDAVSAQEAVSVKDAASVQEAASRKDAASVQEEASVKEPASVLEAASVQECSSHQVLQANAGTGVSIIITITEAEDSDNTDSDQAYEPSPVLHQKRQKGNKKSNRNADVGQKEGPEAGGSPQAEEKGLGDQGHRTGEQYELLLIETASSLVKAAIQSSIEQLVNEMALEQNKHNSFL
- the AKAP5 gene encoding A-kinase anchor protein 5 isoform X9 yields the protein MVKAAKEIQMENPREAETPSTGATCSPPEEQAEKPSMLCFKKRKKSCKKGLTVKDVCEGASEEKSQCVSADQEEAKPSKPSQSSKGTWAAIKNLTRPRRRQKSSSRKKVPSDSQVQLEVDAEESCAQDLPKKRASSGVKMPCVRFSRGKKKSSPSEAVEESEGSGQANEVMGVLNKASEEPEDLAPTDKSESFSPVSAEEEEQDTVKGDQDMVKQEQHRMKEDQDTMKEEQDTVKEDKDIVKEDQDTAKESDTSVGKSEPLTEPTPDAEEHLECTVQSEITDSETVDETAQDKLQEGSLPQTTDNAEGREGAPEVPVSKDQPDNVPEITERQEIPNICKEMPERDELEKSINLPEECKAEETVTDFSELASGGDAASVQETASVKDAASVKDATSVQEAVNVQEAASVKDDAVSVKDTVSVKDTASVQDATSVQDAASVQEAANVQDAISVKDTVGVQDAVSAQDAAGRKDAASAQEAASVQDAVSVKHAVSAQEAVSVQEAVSVKDAVSAQEAVSAQEAVSVKEAVSAQEAVSAQDAVSAQEAVSAQEAVSAQEIVSVKDAVSAQEVVSVQEAVSVKDAVSVQDAVSMKDAVSAQEAVSVKDAASVQEAASRKDAASVQEEASVKEPASVLEAASVQECSSHQVLQANAGTGVSIIITITEAEDSDNTDSDQAYEPSPVLHQKRQKGNKKSNRNADVGQKEGPEAGGSPQAEEKGLGDQGHRTGEQYELLLIETASSLVKAAIQSSIEQLVNEMALEQNKHNSFL
- the AKAP5 gene encoding A-kinase anchor protein 5 isoform X12; the encoded protein is MVKAAKEIQMENPREAETPSTGATCSPPEEQAEKPSMLCFKKRKKSCKKGLTVKDVCEGASEEKSQCVSADQEEAKPSKPSQSSKGTWAAIKNLTRPRRRQKSSSRKKVPSDSQVQLEVDAEESCAQDLPKKRASSGVKMPCVRFSRGKKKSSPSEAVEESEGSGQANEVMGVLNKASEEPEDLAPTDKSESFSPVSAEEEEQDTVKGDQDMVKQEQHRMKEDQDTMKEEQDTVKEDKDIVKEDQDTAKESDTSVGKSEPLTEPTPDAEEHLECTVQSEITDSETVDETAQDKLQEGSLPQTTDNAEGREGAPEVPVSKDQPDNVPEITERQEIPNICKEMPERDELEKSINLPEECKAEETVTDFSELASGGDAASVQETASVKDAASVKDATSVQEAVNVQEAASVKDDAVSVKDTVSVKDTASVQDATSVQDAASVQEAANVQDAISVKDTVGVQDAVSAQDAAGRKDAASAQEAASVQDAVSVKHAVSAQEAVSVQEAVSVKDAVSVKDAVSVQDAVSMKDAVSAQEAVSVKDAASVQEAASRKDAASVQEEASVKEPASVLEAASVQECSSHQVLQANAGTGVSIIITITEAEDSDNTDSDQAYEPSPVLHQKRQKGNKKSNRNADVGQKEGPEAGGSPQAEEKGLGDQGHRTGEQYELLLIETASSLVKAAIQSSIEQLVNEMALEQNKHNSFL
- the AKAP5 gene encoding A-kinase anchor protein 5 isoform X3; protein product: MVKAAKEIQMENPREAETPSTGATCSPPEEQAEKPSMLCFKKRKKSCKKGLTVKDVCEGASEEKSQCVSADQEEAKPSKPSQSSKGTWAAIKNLTRPRRRQKSSSRKKVPSDSQVQLEVDAEESCAQDLPKKRASSGVKMPCVRFSRGKKKSSPSEAVEESEGSGQANEVMGVLNKASEEPEDLAPTDKSESFSPVSAEEEEQDTVKGDQDMVKQEQHRMKEDQDTMKEEQDTVKEDKDIVKEDQDTAKESDTSVGKSEPLTEPTPDAEEHLECTVQSEITDSETVDETAQDKLQEGSLPQTTDNAEGREGAPEVPVSKDQPDNVPEITERQEIPNICKEMPERDELEKSINLPEECKAEETVTDFSELASGGDAASVQETASVKDAASVKDATSVQEAVNVQEAASVKDDAVSVKDTVSVKDTASVQDATSVQDAASVQEAANVQDAISVKDTVGVQDAVSAQDAAGRKDAASAQEAASVQDAVSVKHAVSAQEAVSVQEAVSVKDAVSAQEAVSVKDAVSAQEAVSVKDAVSAQEAVSVKDAVSAQEAVSVKEAVSAQEAVSAQEAVSAQEAVSAQEAVSAQEIVSVKDAVSAQEVVSVQEAVSVKDAVSVQDAVSMKDAVSAQEAVSVKDAASVQEAASRKDAASVQEEASVKEPASVLEAASVQECSSHQVLQANAGTGVSIIITITEAEDSDNTDSDQAYEPSPVLHQKRQKGNKKSNRNADVGQKEGPEAGGSPQAEEKGLGDQGHRTGEQYELLLIETASSLVKAAIQSSIEQLVNEMALEQNKHNSFL
- the AKAP5 gene encoding A-kinase anchor protein 5 isoform X5 codes for the protein MVKAAKEIQMENPREAETPSTGATCSPPEEQAEKPSMLCFKKRKKSCKKGLTVKDVCEGASEEKSQCVSADQEEAKPSKPSQSSKGTWAAIKNLTRPRRRQKSSSRKKVPSDSQVQLEVDAEESCAQDLPKKRASSGVKMPCVRFSRGKKKSSPSEAVEESEGSGQANEVMGVLNKASEEPEDLAPTDKSESFSPVSAEEEEQDTVKGDQDMVKQEQHRMKEDQDTMKEEQDTVKEDKDIVKEDQDTAKESDTSVGKSEPLTEPTPDAEEHLECTVQSEITDSETVDETAQDKLQEGSLPQTTDNAEGREGAPEVPVSKDQPDNVPEITERQEIPNICKEMPERDELEKSINLPEECKAEETVTDFSELASGGDAASVQETASVKDAASVKDATSVQEAVNVQEAASVKDDAVSVKDTVSVKDTASVQDATSVQDAASVQEAANVQDAISVKDTVGVQDAVSAQDAAGRKDAASAQEAASVQDAVSVKHAVSAQEAVSVQEAVSVKDAVSAQEAVSVKDAVSAQEAVSVKDAVSAQEAVSVKDAVSAQEAVSVKEAVSAQEAVSAQEAVSAQEAVSAQEIVSVKDAVSAQEVVSVQEAVSVKDAVSVQDAVSMKDAVSAQEAVSVKDAASVQEAASRKDAASVQEEASVKEPASVLEAASVQECSSHQVLQANAGTGVSIIITITEAEDSDNTDSDQAYEPSPVLHQKRQKGNKKSNRNADVGQKEGPEAGGSPQAEEKGLGDQGHRTGEQYELLLIETASSLVKAAIQSSIEQLVNEMALEQNKHNSFL
- the AKAP5 gene encoding A-kinase anchor protein 5 isoform X6; its protein translation is MVKAAKEIQMENPREAETPSTGATCSPPEEQAEKPSMLCFKKRKKSCKKGLTVKDVCEGASEEKSQCVSADQEEAKPSKPSQSSKGTWAAIKNLTRPRRRQKSSSRKKVPSDSQVQLEVDAEESCAQDLPKKRASSGVKMPCVRFSRGKKKSSPSEAVEESEGSGQANEVMGVLNKASEEPEDLAPTDKSESFSPVSAEEEEQDTVKGDQDMVKQEQHRMKEDQDTMKEEQDTVKEDKDIVKEDQDTAKESDTSVGKSEPLTEPTPDAEEHLECTVQSEITDSETVDETAQDKLQEGSLPQTTDNAEGREGAPEVPVSKDQPDNVPEITERQEIPNICKEMPERDELEKSINLPEECKAEETVTDFSELASGGDAASVQETASVKDAASVKDATSVQEAVNVQEAASVKDDAVSVKDTVSVKDTASVQDATSVQDAASVQEAANVQDAISVKDTVGVQDAVSAQDAAGRKDAASAQEAASVQDAVSVKHAVSAQEAVSVQEAVSVKDAVSAQEAVSAQEAVSAQEAVSAQEAVSVKEAVSAQEAVSAQDAVSAQEAVSAQEAVSAQEIVSVKDAVSAQEVVSVQEAVSVKDAVSVQDAVSMKDAVSAQEAVSVKDAASVQEAASRKDAASVQEEASVKEPASVLEAASVQECSSHQVLQANAGTGVSIIITITEAEDSDNTDSDQAYEPSPVLHQKRQKGNKKSNRNADVGQKEGPEAGGSPQAEEKGLGDQGHRTGEQYELLLIETASSLVKAAIQSSIEQLVNEMALEQNKHNSFL
- the AKAP5 gene encoding A-kinase anchor protein 5 isoform X10 — translated: MVKAAKEIQMENPREAETPSTGATCSPPEEQAEKPSMLCFKKRKKSCKKGLTVKDVCEGASEEKSQCVSADQEEAKPSKPSQSSKGTWAAIKNLTRPRRRQKSSSRKKVPSDSQVQLEVDAEESCAQDLPKKRASSGVKMPCVRFSRGKKKSSPSEAVEESEGSGQANEVMGVLNKASEEPEDLAPTDKSESFSPVSAEEEEQDTVKGDQDMVKQEQHRMKEDQDTMKEEQDTVKEDKDIVKEDQDTAKESDTSVGKSEPLTEPTPDAEEHLECTVQSEITDSETVDETAQDKLQEGSLPQTTDNAEGREGAPEVPVSKDQPDNVPEITERQEIPNICKEMPERDELEKSINLPEECKAEETVTDFSELASGGDAASVQETASVKDAASVKDATSVQEAVNVQEAASVKDDAVSVKDTVSVKDTASVQDATSVQDAASVQEAANVQDAISVKDTVGVQDAVSAQDAAGRKDAASAQEAASVQDAVSVKHAVSAQEAVSVQEAVSVKDAVSAQEAVSAQEAVSAQEIVSVKDAVSAQEVVSVQEAVSVKDAVSVQDAVSMKDAVSAQEAVSVKDAASVQEAASRKDAASVQEEASVKEPASVLEAASVQECSSHQVLQANAGTGVSIIITITEAEDSDNTDSDQAYEPSPVLHQKRQKGNKKSNRNADVGQKEGPEAGGSPQAEEKGLGDQGHRTGEQYELLLIETASSLVKAAIQSSIEQLVNEMALEQNKHNSFL
- the AKAP5 gene encoding A-kinase anchor protein 5 isoform X11 — translated: MVKAAKEIQMENPREAETPSTGATCSPPEEQAEKPSMLCFKKRKKSCKKGLTVKDVCEGASEEKSQCVSADQEEAKPSKPSQSSKGTWAAIKNLTRPRRRQKSSSRKKVPSDSQVQLEVDAEESCAQDLPKKRASSGVKMPCVRFSRGKKKSSPSEAVEESEGSGQANEVMGVLNKASEEPEDLAPTDKSESFSPVSAEEEEQDTVKGDQDMVKQEQHRMKEDQDTMKEEQDTVKEDKDIVKEDQDTAKESDTSVGKSEPLTEPTPDAEEHLECTVQSEITDSETVDETAQDKLQEGSLPQTTDNAEGREGAPEVPVSKDQPDNVPEITERQEIPNICKEMPERDELEKSINLPEECKAEETVTDFSELASGGDAASVQETASVKDAASVKDATSVQEAVNVQEAASVKDDAVSVKDTVSVKDTASVQDATSVQDAASVQEAANVQDAISVKDTVGVQDAVSAQDAAGRKDAASAQEAASVQDAVSVKHAVSAQEAVSVQEAVSVKDAVSAQEAVSVKDAVSVQDAVSMKDAVSAQEAVSVKDAASVQEAASRKDAASVQEEASVKEPASVLEAASVQECSSHQVLQANAGTGVSIIITITEAEDSDNTDSDQAYEPSPVLHQKRQKGNKKSNRNADVGQKEGPEAGGSPQAEEKGLGDQGHRTGEQYELLLIETASSLVKAAIQSSIEQLVNEMALEQNKHNSFL